A window of the Tunturibacter empetritectus genome harbors these coding sequences:
- a CDS encoding DUF421 domain-containing protein gives MIESMFHLHLPLLEKILRPVIVYLFLIGFLRLFGKRELAQLNPFDLVVLLSLSNTVQNAMIGDDNSVSGGIIGALSLLTINWLLSRLLFNMPKLNQAFEGSSSVLIRHGIVDWEEAKREALTEIELRSVLHKQGFDDFSEVEKCVLEPNGNFYLEGIKSMSDDAQRAELRKAIEELHLEVRQMRIELASRGALPI, from the coding sequence TTGATCGAGAGCATGTTTCATCTGCATCTGCCGCTGCTGGAGAAGATTCTCCGGCCGGTTATCGTCTACCTTTTTCTGATTGGATTTTTGCGGTTGTTCGGTAAGCGAGAGCTTGCGCAGTTGAATCCATTCGATTTGGTGGTTCTGTTGAGCCTCTCAAACACCGTGCAGAACGCCATGATTGGCGATGACAACTCTGTATCCGGGGGGATCATCGGCGCGCTATCTCTGCTGACGATCAATTGGCTGCTGTCGCGCCTACTCTTCAATATGCCAAAGCTCAACCAGGCCTTCGAAGGATCATCTTCGGTTTTGATTCGTCATGGGATTGTCGATTGGGAGGAGGCCAAGCGTGAAGCGCTCACGGAGATTGAGCTGCGATCTGTGCTCCACAAGCAGGGATTCGACGACTTCAGCGAGGTTGAGAAGTGCGTTCTCGAGCCGAATGGAAACTTCTATCTCGAAGGGATCAAGTCGATGAGTGATGACGCGCAACGGGCGGAGTTGAGAAAAGCGATCGAGGAGCTGCATCTCGAGGTGAGACAGATGCGTATTGAACTGGCTTCCCGAGGAGCGTTACCGATTTGA
- the galE gene encoding UDP-glucose 4-epimerase GalE has protein sequence MKILITGGAGYIGGTVARILLTQGHAITVFDNLCHSKRSAVAENTKFIEGDIADRPLIEKTLREGCFDGVMNFAALIEAGESMKHPEVYFRNNTAATLTLLEAMLATGHDRLVFSSTAACYGEPEKTPILEDAKLQPTNPYGESKLLVEHMLRWMNLIHGFKYASLRYFNVAGAVEGYGEAHEPESHLIPLILDVALGRRANIKIFGRDYPTKDGTCVRDYIHVRDLAEAHLLALQALSDSNSRLIYNIGNGQGFSVLEVIESARRVTGRTIAVEECDRRPGDPAVLVASSAKIKAELGWSPKYAELDQIMASAWEWHQKRYA, from the coding sequence ATGAAGATTCTGATAACAGGTGGAGCAGGGTATATCGGCGGTACGGTAGCGCGGATATTGCTGACTCAAGGTCATGCCATCACGGTGTTCGATAACCTTTGCCACAGCAAGCGCTCGGCGGTCGCTGAAAACACCAAGTTTATCGAGGGCGATATAGCGGATCGTCCTCTGATCGAAAAGACTCTTCGCGAAGGGTGTTTTGATGGCGTGATGAACTTCGCGGCCCTAATCGAAGCTGGCGAAAGCATGAAGCATCCAGAGGTCTATTTCAGAAACAATACTGCGGCAACCCTGACTCTTCTGGAGGCAATGCTGGCTACTGGACACGACCGGCTGGTCTTCAGTTCCACTGCTGCCTGCTATGGGGAGCCTGAGAAAACGCCGATTCTCGAGGACGCGAAACTGCAGCCTACCAATCCCTATGGTGAGAGCAAGCTGCTTGTTGAGCATATGCTTCGATGGATGAACCTCATTCATGGGTTTAAGTATGCGAGCCTGCGCTACTTCAATGTCGCTGGAGCTGTTGAGGGGTACGGGGAGGCGCATGAACCCGAGTCTCACCTGATTCCGCTGATCCTCGATGTAGCGCTAGGGAGGCGGGCGAATATTAAAATCTTCGGCCGCGACTACCCGACCAAAGATGGAACTTGCGTCCGCGACTACATTCACGTGCGTGATCTGGCTGAGGCCCACCTTTTGGCTCTACAAGCGCTTAGCGACTCAAACAGCCGGCTGATCTACAACATTGGTAATGGACAGGGGTTCAGCGTTCTTGAGGTCATTGAGTCGGCGCGCCGCGTGACGGGCAGGACCATTGCTGTGGAGGAGTGCGATCGCAGGCCGGGCGATCCGGCGGTTCTTGTGGCGAGTTCGGCGAAGATCAAGGCTGAGTTGGGGTGGTCGCCTAAGTATGCGGAGTTGGATCAGATTATGGCCAGCGCATGGGAGTGGCATCAGAAGCGATATGCGTAG
- a CDS encoding energy transducer TonB — MAKPLRSDDPAPQNMQFAHFGVLNDGNQSKSSLFTSIALNVVLALCAIIIGAAAKKTIDTRHKLTELTEPIPMKKPDEPPPIKIKPPKLPPTPVVKVEPPKIKLPDVKLPDVPKPPEIKMVQQMPVVLPAPPKLVQPPPAPKVVSLAQAQPAALINNSPHPTAVALGSQTNPIAPSNRPSTTSINLGNKGMSGMPASNNGMGAQSTIVNLGSGSAGSQNMHGRDNASAGVVGVKLGVTGGTGPMNAPGRTAGVVNLGQNAPPPMPKPAGPSAAMAKTAPKVLFKPKPEYTAEARNLHIEGVVSVRLRVSSSGAVQVLGVTSDLGHGLGDSAIHAVQATRFQPATDASGHPIDWEGVVNVAFQLAG, encoded by the coding sequence ATGGCAAAGCCGCTTCGCAGTGATGATCCCGCACCGCAGAATATGCAATTCGCACACTTCGGCGTCCTGAACGACGGCAACCAGAGCAAGTCCTCGCTCTTCACCTCTATCGCTCTGAACGTTGTGCTTGCGCTTTGCGCTATTATCATCGGCGCCGCTGCGAAGAAGACGATTGACACTAGGCACAAGCTTACTGAGCTGACTGAGCCGATTCCGATGAAGAAGCCCGACGAGCCGCCGCCAATCAAGATCAAGCCGCCAAAACTTCCGCCTACACCAGTGGTTAAGGTCGAGCCGCCGAAAATTAAGCTGCCTGACGTAAAGCTGCCTGACGTTCCGAAGCCGCCTGAGATTAAGATGGTGCAGCAGATGCCGGTTGTTCTTCCGGCACCTCCCAAGCTCGTTCAACCTCCACCGGCGCCCAAGGTCGTCAGCCTTGCACAAGCTCAGCCGGCTGCGCTGATCAACAACTCTCCCCATCCAACTGCTGTCGCCCTCGGCTCACAGACCAACCCAATCGCACCCTCGAACCGTCCTTCGACAACTTCCATCAATCTTGGCAACAAAGGAATGTCGGGGATGCCGGCTTCCAATAACGGCATGGGCGCGCAGTCAACTATTGTCAATCTTGGTTCCGGTTCAGCTGGCAGTCAGAATATGCATGGTAGAGATAACGCCTCAGCTGGCGTTGTCGGCGTCAAGCTTGGAGTCACTGGTGGCACTGGACCGATGAATGCCCCAGGTCGCACCGCCGGCGTCGTCAATCTCGGCCAAAACGCTCCTCCTCCGATGCCAAAGCCAGCCGGGCCTTCTGCGGCAATGGCGAAGACCGCACCGAAGGTTCTCTTCAAACCCAAGCCAGAGTACACCGCGGAGGCTCGCAACCTTCATATTGAGGGCGTCGTATCTGTCCGCCTTCGGGTCTCCTCTTCTGGTGCTGTCCAGGTTCTGGGCGTAACCAGCGATCTCGGCCACGGCCTTGGCGACTCTGCCATTCACGCCGTACAGGCCACACGCTTTCAACCCGCAACAGACGCATCGGGTCATCCGATCGATTGGGAAGGTGTTGTCAATGTAGCTTTCCAACTCGCCGGATAA
- a CDS encoding outer membrane beta-barrel protein, with protein MDLLIQTVHAFYCLGPAPSTQRMHQFLFDKEAQLLKRHILIGCFACVLSLTHWSHAQAVPTATRTASIQIGAAGTFISPDYTQPYIKGITIYGNYDIGQHLGAEGDIHISVITPGDISENSYLLGPRYKWHYKRFEPYVKVLFGIGRFGFQSGSFNTPATFTYFQYAGGGGLDVRATRHINVRAFDVELQKWPGLAPNGLSPIAYTIGAAYTWR; from the coding sequence ATGGACCTGCTCATTCAGACCGTCCACGCCTTTTATTGTCTGGGTCCCGCTCCCTCGACACAACGTATGCATCAATTTTTGTTTGATAAGGAGGCACAACTGTTGAAGCGGCATATTCTCATCGGCTGTTTCGCCTGCGTCCTTAGTCTGACTCACTGGTCGCATGCGCAAGCCGTTCCAACCGCCACTCGCACAGCTTCGATACAGATCGGTGCCGCAGGAACGTTCATCAGTCCCGACTATACGCAGCCATATATTAAGGGCATCACCATCTACGGCAACTACGATATCGGTCAACATTTGGGAGCCGAAGGCGACATTCACATCTCCGTCATCACGCCCGGCGATATCAGCGAGAACTCTTACCTCTTGGGCCCGCGCTACAAATGGCATTACAAGCGCTTTGAGCCCTATGTCAAAGTCCTCTTCGGTATTGGCCGCTTCGGTTTCCAGTCTGGCAGCTTCAACACGCCGGCAACATTTACATATTTCCAGTATGCGGGCGGCGGCGGCCTGGATGTGCGAGCAACTCGGCATATCAATGTACGGGCTTTCGATGTGGAGCTCCAGAAGTGGCCCGGCCTTGCACCCAATGGCCTTTCCCCAATTGCCTACACGATTGGTGCTGCTTATACTTGGCGCTAG
- a CDS encoding outer membrane beta-barrel protein, whose translation MLTKTVLFLGLLGTASMLSAQANPTATRTGDLKIGGGFSTANSDYGDRFNGGAAYFDFDFLSHIGVTGEFHFVKDQNDLYEKTYEVGGRYFREYRRFVPYGKVLYGRGVFNFPVNPDGFRPNLAYNLIAAGIGTDYKVKPYLYIRADWEYQQWFSFAGSSLTPNILTLGAAYRFR comes from the coding sequence GTGCTGACAAAGACTGTTCTTTTTCTGGGTCTGTTGGGGACCGCATCGATGCTAAGCGCGCAGGCCAATCCAACGGCCACTCGCACAGGAGATCTCAAGATTGGTGGCGGCTTCTCCACCGCAAACTCCGACTACGGAGATCGGTTCAATGGCGGCGCTGCCTACTTTGACTTCGATTTTCTCTCTCACATCGGGGTCACGGGCGAATTCCATTTCGTCAAAGATCAGAATGATCTCTACGAGAAGACCTATGAGGTGGGCGGCCGCTACTTTCGCGAATATCGCCGCTTCGTCCCTTATGGCAAGGTTCTCTACGGACGCGGCGTCTTCAACTTCCCTGTCAACCCGGACGGATTCCGCCCGAATCTCGCGTATAACCTTATAGCTGCCGGTATTGGCACCGACTACAAGGTGAAACCGTACCTCTACATACGCGCCGACTGGGAGTACCAGCAATGGTTTAGCTTCGCCGGCTCCAGTCTTACCCCGAACATCCTCACGCTGGGTGCGGCCTATCGCTTCCGATAG
- a CDS encoding porin family protein: protein MGEFEGIQRRMKKTMLLLGALTLSAAAGYAQESRQDVSVSGSAAFAPQITGNSVQKNTSTTIGLVASYRYLLTPRSGLEVNYGYQQNTQYYQVFGKANGGIHTLQQEVSAAYVFNLNFKHFNPFLEAGPGVMFFSPFKDAGSTNLDAKRNTNIGALFGGGVAYELSPSFDIRAEYRAFLVKTPTFSLPGNIFNTNRYEIISTPSIGIAYHF from the coding sequence ATGGGCGAATTCGAAGGGATCCAGCGAAGAATGAAGAAGACGATGTTGTTGTTGGGCGCGCTGACGTTATCTGCGGCCGCCGGTTATGCGCAGGAGAGCCGGCAGGACGTGAGCGTAAGCGGAAGCGCGGCGTTTGCCCCACAGATTACCGGAAACAGCGTGCAGAAAAACACAAGCACGACTATTGGACTGGTTGCGAGCTACCGCTATCTGCTGACGCCGCGGAGCGGACTTGAAGTTAACTACGGATACCAACAGAACACGCAGTACTATCAGGTCTTTGGCAAGGCTAACGGCGGCATTCATACTCTGCAGCAGGAGGTTAGCGCTGCCTACGTCTTCAACCTGAACTTCAAGCACTTTAACCCGTTCCTTGAAGCTGGTCCGGGGGTAATGTTCTTCTCGCCGTTCAAGGATGCGGGATCGACCAACCTGGACGCGAAGCGGAATACAAACATTGGCGCTCTCTTTGGCGGCGGTGTCGCGTATGAGCTAAGTCCAAGCTTCGACATTCGAGCGGAGTACCGTGCGTTCCTGGTGAAGACTCCGACCTTCAGCCTTCCGGGCAATATCTTCAATACCAATCGCTATGAGATTATCTCGACTCCTTCGATCGGTATTGCTTATCACTTCTAA
- a CDS encoding Spy/CpxP family protein refolding chaperone — protein MMTLFRKPVLQAALLALCTTALSALPAMAQDPSPPPAQDQAGPPNGGHRSGAQREEHQVEFLTKKLNLTPDQVTQVKAIDDDSRTQMMALRQDTTTPQADKRAKMMDIHKASQDKIRAVLTDDQKTKYDALQAQMKERRESREGGQGAPSSPPPQ, from the coding sequence ATGATGACACTATTTCGCAAACCAGTATTACAAGCAGCTCTTTTGGCGCTCTGTACGACCGCGCTGAGTGCACTTCCCGCAATGGCACAAGACCCATCTCCTCCGCCGGCGCAGGATCAGGCAGGCCCCCCAAATGGCGGCCACCGGAGTGGCGCTCAAAGGGAGGAGCATCAGGTTGAATTCCTGACGAAGAAGCTCAACCTGACTCCTGATCAGGTGACCCAGGTGAAGGCGATTGACGACGATTCACGAACTCAGATGATGGCTTTGCGGCAGGACACCACAACTCCCCAGGCTGACAAGCGGGCGAAGATGATGGACATCCACAAAGCCTCGCAGGATAAGATACGTGCCGTGCTGACCGACGATCAGAAGACGAAGTATGACGCTCTGCAGGCTCAGATGAAGGAGCGTCGAGAGAGTCGCGAGGGTGGGCAGGGAGCGCCTTCTTCTCCTCCGCCGCAATAA
- a CDS encoding LysR family transcriptional regulator → MDLVQMETFLAVAEERSFSRAAARLHRTQPAVSQAIAKLEGELGEVLFERSSRDGTLTDAGEVLREYASKLLNLRNEAAGALTELRELHRGRLNLAANEYTCLYLLPLLDEFRRQNPRIKLAVQRTLASRISDEVLMHSVELGVLSFRPDDAQVKSMVVYRDELAFVVNPRHPLAGAGKVSIRQLGGQNFIAHNIPSPQRQKVIQAFKRHKTPLQMGVELPSLEAIKRFVEMGNGVALVPGLTVRTELESGALVRVQVPELQIERKLRLVYRRQASLSHAALAFLNVVEAYAAAHGDPYCFQAERGM, encoded by the coding sequence TTGGACTTAGTCCAGATGGAGACGTTTCTGGCGGTGGCAGAAGAGCGTAGTTTCTCGCGAGCGGCAGCACGCCTCCATCGTACTCAGCCAGCGGTGAGTCAGGCAATCGCCAAACTGGAGGGGGAGTTGGGAGAGGTTCTGTTTGAGCGCTCATCGAGGGATGGAACGCTGACCGACGCGGGGGAGGTTTTGCGGGAGTATGCCTCTAAGTTGCTGAATCTGCGGAATGAGGCGGCGGGGGCGCTGACGGAGTTGCGCGAGCTTCACAGGGGCAGGCTGAACCTGGCAGCGAACGAGTACACCTGCCTTTATCTGTTGCCATTGCTTGATGAGTTTCGGAGGCAGAACCCCAGGATTAAACTGGCGGTGCAGCGAACGCTGGCCAGCAGGATCTCGGACGAGGTACTAATGCACTCTGTGGAGCTGGGGGTACTCTCCTTTCGCCCGGACGATGCCCAAGTAAAGTCGATGGTTGTGTACCGGGATGAGTTGGCTTTTGTGGTGAATCCGCGACATCCCCTGGCTGGGGCAGGGAAGGTGTCGATCCGGCAGTTGGGTGGGCAAAACTTTATTGCTCATAACATTCCATCGCCGCAGCGACAAAAGGTTATTCAGGCGTTCAAACGGCATAAGACTCCGCTGCAGATGGGGGTCGAGCTGCCGTCGCTGGAAGCGATCAAGCGGTTTGTTGAGATGGGGAATGGTGTGGCTCTGGTGCCGGGGCTGACGGTACGGACCGAGCTTGAGAGCGGGGCGTTGGTGCGGGTTCAGGTGCCGGAGCTGCAGATTGAGCGCAAGCTGCGGCTGGTTTATCGGAGGCAAGCTAGCCTGTCGCATGCGGCGCTGGCCTTTCTCAATGTTGTGGAGGCCTATGCGGCAGCGCATGGCGATCCGTACTGTTTCCAGGCCGAACGGGGGATGTGA
- a CDS encoding 2-isopropylmalate synthase: MSSPNQIVFFDTTLRDGEQSPGCTMHHDEKLRMAHQLADLGVDVLEAGFAIASQGDSDSIRMIAREVRGPRIASLARCKREDIEAAARSIEPAEKARIHTFLASSDLHLEAKLKITRPEALHQAAESVRLARTFADDVEFSAEDATRTDPDFLVEIVTVAVQAGATTINIPDTVGYTTPDEYAATFRMLFAKVPGIVGPNGRDNVILSTHCHNDLGMAVANTLAGIQAGARQAECTINGVGERAGNAALEEIAAALMVRRDKLPYTNNIKLNQLFPTSQMLAEFISFGCSPNKAVVGANAFAHESGIHQHGMMANPLTYEIMTPESVGVPATNMVLGKHSGRRLLEQRLTELGHSLTRTQLDDVYHRFTELADRKKSIYDQDLLGLLQSDKSSVTTH; this comes from the coding sequence ATGTCCTCGCCCAATCAAATCGTCTTCTTCGACACCACCCTCCGCGACGGCGAACAGTCCCCCGGTTGCACGATGCATCACGACGAAAAGTTGCGCATGGCCCACCAGCTGGCAGACCTCGGAGTCGACGTCCTCGAGGCCGGCTTCGCCATCGCCAGCCAGGGCGACTCCGACTCCATCCGCATGATCGCCCGCGAAGTTCGTGGCCCCCGCATCGCCTCCCTCGCCCGTTGCAAACGCGAGGACATTGAAGCCGCCGCCCGTTCTATCGAGCCAGCTGAGAAGGCGCGCATCCACACCTTCTTGGCCTCCTCCGACCTCCACCTCGAAGCCAAGCTGAAGATCACTCGCCCCGAGGCACTCCATCAAGCCGCGGAGTCCGTCCGTCTCGCCCGCACCTTCGCCGACGACGTCGAGTTCTCCGCCGAGGATGCCACGCGCACCGACCCTGACTTTCTCGTCGAGATCGTGACCGTCGCGGTTCAGGCCGGAGCCACCACCATCAACATCCCCGACACCGTCGGCTACACAACGCCTGACGAGTACGCCGCCACCTTCCGCATGCTCTTCGCAAAGGTTCCCGGCATCGTTGGTCCTAATGGCAGAGACAACGTCATTCTCTCCACCCACTGCCATAACGACCTGGGCATGGCCGTCGCCAACACCCTCGCAGGCATTCAGGCTGGAGCCCGCCAGGCCGAGTGCACCATCAACGGCGTCGGCGAACGCGCCGGCAACGCCGCACTCGAAGAGATCGCCGCGGCCCTTATGGTGCGCCGAGACAAGCTGCCCTACACCAACAACATCAAACTCAATCAGCTCTTCCCCACCAGCCAGATGCTTGCTGAGTTCATCAGCTTCGGCTGCTCGCCCAACAAGGCCGTCGTAGGTGCCAACGCCTTTGCCCATGAGTCCGGCATTCATCAGCACGGCATGATGGCCAACCCGCTCACCTACGAGATCATGACACCCGAGTCCGTCGGCGTCCCCGCAACCAACATGGTGCTCGGCAAACACAGCGGGCGCCGCCTCCTCGAGCAACGCCTCACCGAACTCGGACACTCGCTCACACGCACGCAACTTGACGACGTCTATCACCGCTTCACCGAACTCGCCGACCGCAAGAAATCCATCTACGACCAGGATCTGCTCGGTCTTCTGCAATCGGACAAGTCCTCCGTTACCACGCACTAG
- the leuB gene encoding 3-isopropylmalate dehydrogenase, with translation MRLKIAVLAGDGIGPEVTHQATNILRAVAELGGHEFTFVEGLIGGIAITETGSPLPTATLDAALECDAVLLGAVGDNKFNALPPDKRPEAGLLQIRQALGGFANLRPSIAYTALSESSPLRPEVTKDVDILFVRELLGGLYFGAPRWWDRESNEAINTMRYTRDEVVRVARVAFELASNRRQKVTSVDKANVLEVSQLWRATVTEVAKDYPSVTLEHQLVDSMAMHIMNIPRNFDVVLTENLFGDILSDEAGVITGSLGMLPSATIGGAVNLYEPVHGSAPDIAGTGKANPLGAILTAAMVLRHSANLEQDARAVEAAVNKVLDAGYRTADIARGQQPGQTPVSTQEMGKLVHQALAESIDRRQAMHAV, from the coding sequence ATGCGACTCAAAATTGCAGTTCTCGCCGGCGACGGCATCGGCCCCGAAGTAACCCACCAGGCCACAAATATTCTTCGCGCTGTAGCTGAGCTGGGCGGACACGAGTTCACCTTCGTCGAAGGCCTCATCGGCGGCATAGCCATCACTGAGACCGGCTCTCCCCTGCCCACGGCCACGCTCGATGCTGCTCTGGAGTGCGATGCTGTCCTCCTCGGTGCTGTTGGCGACAACAAGTTCAACGCGCTCCCTCCCGACAAACGTCCCGAAGCGGGCCTTCTGCAAATCCGGCAAGCCCTCGGAGGCTTCGCCAATCTACGCCCATCCATCGCCTACACCGCGCTCAGCGAGAGCTCCCCGCTACGGCCCGAAGTCACCAAAGACGTCGACATCCTCTTCGTCCGCGAGCTACTCGGCGGACTCTATTTCGGCGCGCCACGCTGGTGGGACCGCGAGAGCAACGAGGCCATCAACACCATGCGTTACACCCGCGACGAGGTCGTACGCGTAGCCCGCGTGGCCTTCGAGCTCGCCAGCAACCGCCGCCAAAAGGTCACCTCTGTCGACAAGGCCAACGTCCTCGAGGTATCTCAACTATGGCGAGCCACCGTCACCGAAGTCGCAAAGGACTATCCCTCCGTGACGCTTGAGCACCAACTCGTCGACTCGATGGCGATGCACATCATGAACATCCCTCGGAACTTCGACGTCGTCCTCACCGAAAATCTCTTTGGGGACATCCTCTCCGACGAAGCGGGAGTCATCACCGGCTCCCTCGGCATGCTGCCCTCGGCGACTATCGGCGGCGCAGTCAACCTCTACGAGCCCGTTCACGGTAGCGCACCCGACATCGCCGGCACCGGCAAAGCCAATCCACTCGGCGCGATCTTAACCGCCGCGATGGTCCTCCGCCATTCAGCGAATCTCGAGCAGGATGCCAGGGCCGTCGAAGCAGCGGTCAACAAAGTTCTCGACGCTGGCTACCGCACCGCCGACATCGCTCGCGGGCAGCAACCCGGCCAAACCCCAGTCAGCACGCAGGAGATGGGCAAGCTCGTACACCAGGCCCTGGCCGAGTCCATCGACCGCCGCCAGGCCATGCACGCCGTCTAA
- the leuC gene encoding 3-isopropylmalate dehydratase large subunit has product MNTPQTKPQTKPQTLFEKVWQQHLVVEPQGEPSILYIDLHLVHEVTSPQAFDGLRMAGRKLRRPDRTVATVDHNVPTSSIEDRLHIVDQIASKQIEALRKNCADFGVELYDVQSPEQGIVHIIGPELGITKPGMTIVCGDSHTSTHGAFGALAFGIGTSEVEHVMATQTLPQDKPKTFRINVEGTLPVGVTAKDIVLHIIGEIGTAGATGYVVEYAGSAIRALSMEGRMTVCNMSIEAGARAGMIAPDATTFAYLKGRRFSPSSTAWDGAIAHWSELVTDEGAIFDRELTLNAADITPTVSWGTSPGMVTGVKSTVPLADPTANEADQKAFERALEYMGLHAGEPIEEIKIDRVFLGSCTNARIEDLRAAASVVRGYHVATSVRAMVVPGSQSVKTQAEKEGLDKVFTEAGFDWREPGCSMCLGMNPDILAPGERCASTSNRNFEGRQGRGGRTHLVSPQMAAAAAITGHFTDIRTWQFKDQPTQKEAN; this is encoded by the coding sequence ATGAATACCCCCCAGACGAAACCCCAAACGAAGCCACAGACACTCTTCGAAAAAGTATGGCAGCAGCATCTCGTCGTCGAGCCGCAGGGTGAACCCAGCATCCTCTACATCGACCTGCATCTCGTCCACGAGGTCACCAGCCCGCAGGCCTTCGACGGTCTCCGCATGGCAGGACGCAAGCTGCGCCGCCCCGACCGCACCGTCGCCACGGTAGACCACAACGTCCCCACCAGCAGCATCGAGGACCGCCTGCACATCGTCGACCAGATCGCCTCCAAGCAGATCGAAGCCCTCCGCAAAAACTGCGCCGACTTCGGTGTCGAACTCTACGACGTCCAGTCGCCCGAGCAAGGCATCGTCCACATCATCGGCCCAGAGCTTGGCATTACCAAACCCGGAATGACCATCGTCTGCGGTGACTCGCACACCAGCACCCACGGCGCGTTCGGCGCACTCGCCTTCGGTATCGGCACCAGTGAAGTCGAACACGTCATGGCCACGCAGACGCTCCCACAGGACAAGCCAAAGACCTTTCGCATCAACGTAGAAGGCACGCTTCCCGTCGGTGTCACCGCCAAAGACATCGTCCTCCACATCATCGGCGAGATCGGCACCGCCGGAGCTACAGGCTACGTCGTCGAATACGCCGGCTCCGCCATCCGCGCCCTCTCGATGGAAGGCCGCATGACCGTTTGTAACATGAGCATCGAAGCCGGAGCCCGCGCTGGAATGATCGCCCCCGACGCCACCACCTTCGCCTATCTCAAAGGCCGCCGCTTCTCCCCGTCCAGCACTGCATGGGACGGAGCCATAGCCCACTGGTCCGAACTTGTAACTGACGAAGGAGCAATCTTCGACCGCGAACTCACTCTCAACGCGGCCGACATTACCCCCACCGTCAGCTGGGGCACCTCACCTGGCATGGTCACCGGCGTCAAAAGCACCGTTCCCCTCGCCGACCCCACGGCAAACGAAGCCGACCAAAAAGCCTTCGAGCGCGCACTCGAATACATGGGCCTGCACGCAGGCGAACCCATCGAAGAGATCAAGATCGACCGCGTCTTCCTCGGCTCCTGCACCAACGCCCGCATCGAAGACCTGCGCGCCGCCGCCTCTGTCGTTCGCGGCTACCACGTCGCCACCTCAGTCCGTGCGATGGTTGTGCCTGGCTCACAGTCCGTCAAAACGCAAGCCGAAAAGGAAGGTCTCGACAAAGTCTTCACCGAAGCAGGCTTCGACTGGCGCGAGCCGGGCTGCAGCATGTGTCTCGGCATGAACCCAGACATCCTCGCTCCCGGCGAGCGCTGCGCCTCCACCTCGAACCGAAACTTCGAAGGCCGTCAGGGCCGCGGTGGCCGCACCCACCTCGTCAGCCCACAGATGGCCGCTGCCGCCGCCATAACCGGCCATTTCACCGATATTCGCACCTGGCAGTTCAAAGATCAGCCAACACAGAAGGAGGCGAACTAA
- the leuD gene encoding 3-isopropylmalate dehydratase small subunit — protein sequence MHPINVLTSHAAPLDRPNVDTDQIIPKQFLKRIERTGYGDFLFYDWRRIQDGPDAGQPDQTFVLNKHHHKGAKILIAGKNFGCGSSREHAAWALTDFGFLSVIAPSFADIFFSNAGKNGMVLVRLSEADVQTLMQRSEKNPAHKITINLEAQTVTDDEGFSAHFDIDPFRKYCLLNGLDDIGLTLRHGSALDTYETKHDTEFWLKPKSASISGATS from the coding sequence ATGCATCCCATCAACGTTCTCACCAGCCACGCCGCCCCTCTCGACCGCCCCAACGTCGATACCGACCAGATCATCCCCAAGCAGTTCCTCAAGCGCATCGAACGCACCGGCTACGGCGACTTCCTCTTCTACGATTGGCGACGTATCCAGGACGGCCCCGACGCTGGCCAACCCGACCAGACCTTCGTCCTCAACAAACACCACCACAAGGGCGCGAAGATTCTCATCGCCGGAAAAAACTTCGGATGCGGCAGCTCCCGTGAGCACGCCGCCTGGGCTCTCACCGACTTCGGCTTCCTTAGCGTCATCGCACCGAGCTTCGCAGACATCTTCTTCTCCAACGCAGGAAAGAACGGAATGGTCCTCGTCCGCCTCTCCGAAGCCGACGTGCAAACCCTGATGCAGCGTTCAGAAAAAAATCCCGCCCACAAGATCACCATCAACCTCGAAGCCCAGACCGTCACCGACGACGAAGGCTTCAGCGCGCACTTCGACATCGACCCCTTCCGCAAATACTGCCTCCTGAACGGCCTCGACGACATAGGCCTAACCCTGCGCCACGGATCAGCGCTAGACACCTACGAAACAAAACACGACACCGAATTCTGGCTGAAGCCGAAGTCCGCTTCAATAAGCGGAGCTACTTCGTGA